In a single window of the Metopolophium dirhodum isolate CAU chromosome 2, ASM1992520v1, whole genome shotgun sequence genome:
- the LOC132939885 gene encoding cyclin-dependent kinase 12-like, which produces METENGIENIPLPSDSPLIRHPRGLENTARVENHDSFLSHCLPKNIILTDLIHTFRQRAKSPISKRPVVLNTSKSFIDVNVTRTGLRNVDLYEIISQIGEGSYGQVYKAKEKKTNNFVALKKVRLEHESEGFPITAIREIKILRQLNHPNVVSLKEVVTDKEDSYEFKKGGGSFYLVFEYMDHDLTGLIESGMVDFSVRDNAIIMRQLLEGLNYCHKQNFIHRDIKCSNILLNNKGELKLADLGLARLFDNEQVRLYTNKVVTLRYRPPELLLGEERYGPSVDIWSCGCILGELFIKKNMFHGKDEFDQLELISQLCGSPCPANWPEVIKLPYWKFISQKKLHNRKLNDQYDFIGNDAFDLLDKMLTLDPSKRITAENALTCSWLASIDTNTCISLPTWQDCHELWSRKRKGRSTTSRNNSSLRSMKKDRNQSENKTRT; this is translated from the exons atGGAAACGGAAAATGGTATCGAAAATATACCATTGCCAAGCGATTCACCATTAATCAGACACCCAAGAGGCTTAGAGAACACTGCACGAGTTGAAAATCACGATTCATTTTTGTCCCACTGTCTTccaaagaatattattttaactgattTAATTCATACATTTAGACAACGAGCAAAAAGTCCTATTTCAAAAAGACCTGTTGTTTTAAACACTTCAAAATCATTCATTGATGTCAATGTGACTAGAACCGGTCTACGTAATGTGGacctatatgaaataatttcacAAATCGGTGAAGGTTCATATGGCCAAGTTTACAAagccaaagaaaaaaaaaccaataattttgtGGCACTAAAAAAAGTGAGATTAGAACATGAATCTGAAGGCTTTCCAATAACGGCAATAAgagaaatcaaaattttaagaCAGCTAAATCATCCAAATGTAGTTAGTTTAAAAGAAGTTGTTACTGATAAGGAAGATTCGTACGAATTCAAAAAAGGTGGTGGCTCTTTTTATCTTGTGTTCGAGTACATGGATCATGATCTTACTGGCCTAATAGAATCAGGCATGGTAGATTTTTCTGTGAGAGATAATGCCATTATTATGCGTCAATTGCTCGAGGGCTTAAACTATTGTCACAAGCAAAATTTCATTCACAGAGATATCAAGTGCAGTAATATACTGCTCAATAACAAAGGTGAACTGAAACTAGCTGATTTAGGTCTTGCACGGTTATTTGACAATGAGCAAGTTCGTTTGTACACAAACAAAGTAGTTACCTTACGGTACAGACCCCCCGAACTTTTGTTAGGAGAAGAGAGATATGGCCCATCAGTTGATATCTGGTCTTGTGGATGTATCTTAG GAGAActtttcatcaaaaaaaatatgtttcatgGCAAAGATGAGTTTGATCAACTTGAGTTAATATCTCAGCTCTGCGGTAGTCCTTGTCCAGCTAACTGGCCGGAAGTCATAAAACTGCCATACTGGAAGTTTATAAGTCAAAAGAAACTGCACAATCGAAAACTTAATGATCAATATGACTTCATTGGAAATGATGCTTTTGATCTGTTAGACAAAATGTTAACTCTGGATCCCAGTAAACGCATCACTGCCGAGAATGCGTTAACATGTTCTTGGTTGGCGAGCATAGACACCAATACCTGCATTTCATTACCTACTTGGCAAGATTGTCATGAACTGTGGAGTAGAAAGCGAAAAGGTCGATCAACTACTTCCAGGAATAACTCTTCTCTCCGTTCCATGAAGAAAGATCGCAATCAATCAGAGAACAAAACTCGAACTTAA
- the LOC132939883 gene encoding ubiquitin carboxyl-terminal hydrolase 47-like has translation MVSLIDHLEVYDQARCLVRKFHDPLDKSTNNDKLECCVDKNKTVRQFINVVAQYFNLDLDSFYLTFSSFKSDSTLETNDKPKLEADDDRLLIDIGVVFGEDSQNRFVLSENEVEESDQAECIVRIPKGAKVFPLTVDQNETAGQLYKRVLEFCQAEDWNTEFFVLTFNSYDNNAELIKLMIREDDTRLLSDIGILYRQGVKNRFEISLNSVSDNIENDNSSKSCSPTQDQKIESQYSKIHPSVRRNGLDSSSVIENNILEPTSPMPMLALPSTRMLYNRSTERAYTGYRGLVNQAMTCYLNSLLQALYMTPEFRNALYKWKFDFDANIDESKSIPFQLQRLFLNLQTSPRHSVETTELTRSFGWDSSEAWQQHDVQELCRVMFDALEQEFKNTTHVDLINQLYQGKMIDYVKCQECGIEKSREDTFLDIPLPIRPFGSTNAYGCIKEALQGFTQPETLDGNNQYFCERCNKKCNAHKGLKFSKFPYIMTLHLMRFDFDYNTMYRIKLNDKVEFPLKLNLNNFISNNKNGLDKEEALSEGFPEELFGSGSKCDDSSYTGTDSSSALDEIDQDEDEGIDLTQHRHEDKRGGDLNSENEPIGPYMYELYAIMIHSGSASGGHYYAYIKDFKTDQWLCFNDQSVSVITMDDIERSFGGGPVRGYYSGQYTSSTNAYMLMYRQIDHRRNKNAMTEEEFPPHLKELHNLLERKAEEDRQMRERERDMYKVPVHLADFMESGVRSWQFDCSGTTTVEQLKAMAIEYFRVTKPCRLVIFNKQEQKVLENLEDKSNYLVCHLKYSLTFVLLLQMIDTEENRSAVSTPGYVLMKLFMINLDDNEEDIDVSQPVEIEIEQNNEIKDLRNLLYTKYDIPNESVLHFAIQSSSKPTLLEDSAPCSSIYTNYVFVFIERHAIEQSALSHKMKNIITRYDNTILLQFIMPTKDTETLHKLMTLYNKNSVNGGSADMSMLPLEKQIAGVLEVDCDQSTEDNNLVAIPEDMCVVASGSGSGDQSEDSSITDSERTIKGDTVEDYHMDSPTFEHDPIKVYDQGRLEENWDGTEDDDDDNEFQLNEKYFFKTTKLSDNKTSEDDDEKLYAYVDKRMTVKELKSQLIPFINIPSDFIILNRCKSDTELEELALPSSSLEDLAYSDTIKITMGQALRDGEYRGIIYWIEPQEQTTKIHFKKMFDWIITMGTSVLDTKKELLVKLNKTQNIDIPLDRCRLRKKKKDSLMRCYFNEEIWNEDIGQGWEMVILDLKDRSELELNKTKRLMFVNHVEEAHPGRCITEMEFVVDIASSTSANTQLATEISNKLNIPEDQLEIGYKHGHSTEIAWKSSVFNWSFSLSDDNIILYCRNAADNTSNKEAPSKWRRQRKERSLRIHTMNND, from the exons ATGGTGAGTCTTATTGACCACTTGGAAGTCTATGATCAGGCAAGATGCCTGGTGCGCAAATTTCATGATCCCCTTGATAAATCTACCAACAATGATAAATTGGAATGCTGTGTTGATAAGAATAAAACTGTTCGCCAGTTTATTAATGTAGTTGCACAGTATTTCAATTTGGATCTTGATTCTTTTTATTTgacatttagttcattcaaaTCAGATTCTACATTGGAAACAAATGATAAG CCAAAACTGGAAGCAGATGATGATCGTCTATTGATAGATATTGGTGTGGTATTTGGTGAGGATTCTCAAAATCGCTTTGTACTATCAGAGAATGAAGTTGAAGAAAGCGATCAAGCTGAATGTATTGTACGCATACCTAAGGGTGCAAAAGTGTTTCCATTGACTGTAGATCAAAATGAAACTGCAGGACAACTGTACAAACGTGTATTAGAATTCTGTCAAGCAGAAGATTGGAATACagaatttttcgttttaacttttaattcttATGACAACAATGCTGAATTGATCAAA CTTATGATAAGAGAAGATGATACAAGGTTGCTGAGTGACATTGGGATTTTGTACCGTCAAGGAGTAAAAAACCGTTTTGAAATATCACTAAACAGTGTATCAGATAATATAGAGAATgataattcatcaaaatcatgtTCGCCTACTCAAGATCAAAAAATAGAAAGTCAATACTCGAAAATTCATCCTTCAGTTCGTCGAAATGGTCTAGATTCATCATctgttatagaaaataatatattagaaccAACGTCTCCAATGCCAATGCTAGCATTACCTTCTACACGTATGCTATATAACCGTTCAACTGAAAGAGCATATACAG GATATAGAGGTTTGGTCAATCAAGCAATGACATGTTACCTAAATAGTTTATTGCAAGCATTGTACATGACTCCAGAATTTCGAAATGCTCTGTACAAATGGAAATTTGATTTTGATGCAAATATTGACGAGTCGAAATCGATTCCATTTCAACTCCAGAGATTGTTCTTAAACCtacaa acTTCACCGCGACACAGTGTTGAAACAACAGAACTTACACGTAGTTTTGGTTGGGATTCTAGTGAAGCATGGCAACAGCACGATGTTCAAGAACTTTGTAGAGTCATGTTTGATGCTCTTgaacaagaatttaaaaataccactCATGTTGATCTCATAAACCAGCTTTATCAag GCAAAATGATTGATTATGTGAAATGCCAAGAATGTGGAATTGAAAAATCCAGAGAAGATACATTTTTAGACATACCTTTACCTATACGTCCATTTGGAAGTACTAATGCTTATGGATGTATA aaagaAGCACTACAAGGATTTACTCAGCCTGAAACATTAGATGGCAATAATCAGTATTTTTGTGAACgctgtaataaaaaatgtaatgctcACAAAGGTCTGAAATTCAGCAAGTTTCCATACATAATGACATTGCATTTGATGCgttttgattttgattataACACTATGTATCGCATCAAATTAAATGAcaa agTTGAGTTTcctttaaaactcaatttaaacaatttcatatcaaataataaaaatggtttaGACAAAGAAGAGGCGCTATCTGAAGGATTTCCTGAAGAATTATTTGGATCTGGTAGTAAATGTGATGACAGTAGTTATACAGGCACAGACAGTTCATCTGCGTTAGATGAAATTGatcaa gATGAAGACGAAGGTATCGACCTTACCCAGCATAGACATGAAGATAAACGTGGAGGAGATTTGAACTCAGAAAATGAACCAATTGGTCCGTATATGTATGAACTTTATGCCATCATGATACATTCTGGTAGTGCGTCGGGTGGACactattatgcatatattaaaGACTTTAAAACTGATCAGTGGTTATGTTTTAACGATCAATCTGTGTCAGTG ATCACAATGGACGATATTGAAAGAAGTTTTGGTGGTGGTCCTGTACGAGGATATTATTCAGGCCAATACACATCCAGCACTAATGCATACATGCTCATGTACAGACAAATTGATCacagaagaaataaaaatgCTATGACTGAAGAAGAATTTCCCCCGCATTTAAAAGAACTTCATAACTTACTTGAGAGAAAAGCCGAAGAAGACAGACAGATGAGAGAAAGAGAACGAGACATGTATAAAGTGCCTGTCCACTTAGCTGATTTTATGGAATCCGGTGTACGTAGCTGGCAGTTTGATTGTAGCGGAACCACTACTGTTGAACAATTAAAGGCTATGGCTATTGag TATTTTAGAGTCACCAAACCGTGTCGGTTagttattttcaataaacaGGAGCAAAAGGTTCTTGAAAACTTGGAAGATAAGAGCAATTATTTAGTATGTCACTTGAAATATTCCCTGACATTTGTATTGTTACTTCAAATGATTGACACAGAAGAAAATAGAAGTGCTGTATCTACTCCAGGGT AtgttttgatgaaattattcATGATAAACTTGGATGACAACGAAGAAGATATTGATGTAAGTCAGCCGGTGGAAATTGAAATTGAACAAAACAATGAGATAAAAGACCTCAGGAATCTGCTTTACACAAAATACGATATTCCCAACGAATCAGTGTTGCATTTCGCCATTCAGAGCAGTTCAAAACCAACATTGCTCGAAGATAGCGCACCGTGTTCATCTATCTACactaattat GTTTTTGTGTTCATCGAACGTCATGCTATCGAACAATCAGCCTTGTCACATAAGATGAAAAACATAATCACACGATACGACAATACAATCCTATTACAATTCATCATGCCTACAAAAGATACAG aaaCTTTACATAAACTGAtgacattatacaataaaaactcTGTAAATGGCGGCAGTGCAGATATGTCTATGCTACCATTAGAAAAACAAATTGCAGGTGTGTTGGAAG TGGATTGTGATCAGTCAACTGAAGACAATAATTTGGTTGCTATTCCTGAGGATATGTGTGTTGTAGCTAGTGGTAGTGGAAGTGGTGATCAGAGCGAGGACAGTAGTATTACAGACAGTGAAAG AACAATCAAAGGAGATACTGTCGAAGATTATCATATGGATTCTCCTACTTTTGAACACGACCCAATAAAG GTTTATGATCAAGGCAGATTGGAGGAAAACTGGGATGGGACTgaagacgatgatgatgataacgaattccagttaaatgaaaaatattttttcaaaacaacaaAGTTATCAGACAACAAGACATCTGAGGACGATGATG aaaaactgTACGCTTATGTCGATAAACGCATGACTGTCAAAGAACTCAAATCTCAATTAATACCGTTCATCAACATACCATctgattttattattctaaatcgATGCAAATCGGACACAGAATTAGAAGAATTGGCATTACCTAGTAGTTCTTTGGAAGATTTAGCCTACTCAGACACAATTAAAATCACCATGGGTCAAGCATTACGTGATGGTGAATATCGCGGTATCATTTATTGGATCGAACCACAAGAACAGACAACAAAG attcattttaaaaaaatgtttgattggATAATAACAATGGGAACTTCAGTCTTAGACACCAAAAAAGAACTATTGGTTAAATTGAATAAGacacaaaatattgatataccTTTAGACAG atgTCGTTTGCGTAAGAAAAAAAAGGACTCTCTGATGCGATGCTATTTCAATGAAGAAATCTGGAATGAAGATATCGGTCAGGGGTGGGAAATGGTCATATTGGATCTAAAAGATCGTTCCGAATtggaattaaataaaaccaaacgACTCATGTTTGTCAATCACGTAGAAGAAGCACATCCAGGACGTTGTATAACTGAAATGGAGTTTGTTGTTGATATAGCATCATCAACATCTGCTAACACACAGCTGGCCACTGAA atttccaataaacttaatatacctGAAGATCAGTTAGAAATTGGTTATAAACATGGACACTCAACTGAAATTGCTTGGAAATCTAGTGTGTTCAATTGGTCATTTAGTTTATCTGACgacaacataattttatactgtcg tAATGCTGCGGATAACACATCCAACAAAGAAGCACCCAGCAAATGGCGTAGGCAACGCAAAGAACGTTCGTTAAGAATAC